A window from Thermodesulfobacteriota bacterium encodes these proteins:
- a CDS encoding SagB/ThcOx family dehydrogenase, whose amino-acid sequence MDDRIRSHRRWLKDSIRGTIDWEATDHARGLPPPPLQKPVPPDARTIALPGPERFDALCAAGLLPLLRKRRSVRRFADEYLSIEELAFLLWGTQGVLRRDGDVATFRTVPSAGARHAFETYLYCRKIASLEEGIYRYLPLSHALLHEFAEPGLAGKIVGACLGQRFVAQGAVTFFWSVFPARMEWRYGAAAHRVLLLDAGHVCQNLYLCAEAIGAGACAVAAYDQEALDALLGLDGMNEFVLYLAPVGRRAGPA is encoded by the coding sequence ATGGACGACCGGATCCGCTCCCACCGCCGCTGGCTGAAGGACTCCATCCGGGGGACGATCGACTGGGAGGCCACGGACCATGCCCGCGGGCTCCCTCCGCCTCCGCTCCAGAAGCCCGTCCCCCCGGATGCGCGGACGATCGCCCTGCCGGGACCCGAGCGGTTCGACGCGCTCTGCGCGGCGGGGCTCCTCCCGCTCCTCCGGAAGCGCAGGAGCGTGCGGCGCTTCGCCGACGAGTATCTCTCCATCGAGGAGCTGGCGTTCCTGCTGTGGGGAACCCAGGGCGTCCTCCGCCGGGACGGCGACGTCGCGACGTTCCGGACGGTACCGTCCGCCGGCGCGCGGCACGCGTTCGAGACGTACCTCTATTGCCGGAAGATCGCGTCGCTCGAGGAAGGGATCTACCGCTACCTGCCGCTTTCGCACGCCCTCCTGCACGAATTCGCGGAGCCCGGCCTGGCCGGTAAAATCGTCGGGGCGTGTCTCGGCCAGCGGTTCGTCGCGCAGGGCGCCGTCACGTTCTTCTGGAGCGTTTTCCCGGCACGGATGGAATGGCGGTACGGGGCCGCGGCGCACCGCGTCCTCCTGCTGGACGCGGGCCATGTCTGCCAGAACCTGTACCTCTGCGCCGAGGCGATCGGGGCGGGGGCGTGCGCGGTCGCGGCCTACGACCAGGAGGCTCTTGACGCGCTCCTGGGGCTCGACGGGATGAACGAGTTCGTCCTCTACCTCGCCCCGGTCGGGCGGCGCGCCGGGCCGGCGTGA